Proteins encoded by one window of Electrophorus electricus isolate fEleEle1 chromosome 17, fEleEle1.pri, whole genome shotgun sequence:
- the pcdh1a gene encoding protocadherin-1 isoform X2, with product MDFSMGFFLLWVLLLKSAICVIGGILYHVREEQPPSTLIGSLAGDQGLPDTGHLYKLEVGAPYLRVDGKTGEIFTTEIPIDRETLKDCRIKGKPCFLEFEVSITDLIQNQSPRLIEGRIEVQDINDNTPQFASPVLTLSVQENTHMGATFSIPLATDKDTERNGVADYVLTAGPEALALFDLQVTDDRGEKLPQLIVMGNLDRELKDSYDLNIKAMDGGSPSRHSSALLRVIITDANDNAPKFEKSSYEAEVSENSPVGHSVLQVKANDSDLGANGEIEYTIHQAGDPVPKLLQIDRSTGIIYVKGPLDREEINSLTFHVLARDKGPSPKSSTTYVSIEITDQNDNAPAVEIRGIGLRTHSDGVANISEDMPVGTAVALVQVSDKDEGENAVVTCVVAGDVPFQLRPAGDSSIDNKKKYFLQTTTPLDYERVRDYRVEIVAVDSGNPALSSTNSLKVQVTDMNDNSPIFSPPLFEVEFAEENQPGEKVLDVIAVDADSGTNAELVYSIVADSSMRGLFEIDPSSGEVRARSPLDREHKERYEFRVTAADKGVPSHRGTAMVVIKVLDRNDNDPKFMLSSYSFSVLENMPPLSPVGMVTVLDMDKGENAKVQLSVEPDVGKFVVQNGTGTILSSISFDREKESSYTFRLQAVDGGDPPRSSYVGVTINVLDENDNAPVVTKPANSSFRRLSPLAAPDSIVEVVEAEDMDSGANAELVYSIAGGNPHELFYISPSDGEIKLTKELTRKHGGLHRLVVKVSDRGKPSRHAIALVHVYVNETIANVSLVEALVGHSLYTPLDTDIAGDPDYGLATQRSNILYGSLAGVAGVVTVIIVVVFIRHRLQRETKSGYQAGKKETKDLYAPKQGPKSIKGKKGRKGKPPKAPKPLGEEEEVSLQKSLKFNIDGVNDSPRIHLPLTYPPGSPDLGRHYRSNSPLPSIQLQAQSPSASQKHQAVQDLPATNTFVGTGGDDNSTGSDQYSDYSYKTNQPKYSTKSAIICELCWALLEPANR from the exons ATGGACTTCTCTATGGGATTCTTCCTTCTGTGGGTGCTCTTGCTAAAGTCAGCGATATGTGTTATAGGTGGCATCCTCTACCATGTGCGAGAAGAACAGCCGCCCAGTACATTGATAGGTAGTCTGGCAGGTGACCAGGGCTTACCAGACACTGGACATCTATACAAGTTGGAGGTGGGCGCCCCTTACCTGAGGGTGGATGGCAAAACAGGGGAGATATTCACCACTGAGATCCCCAtagacagagaaacactgaaAGATTGCCGAATCAAAGGAAAGCCCTGCTTTCTGGAGTTTGAGGTGTCCATCACTGACCTCATCCAGAATCAGAGCCCCCGGCTGATTGAAGGACGGATTGAGGTGCAGGACATCAATGACAACACCCCGCAGTTCGCCTCACCTGTCCTCACTCTCTCAGTgcaagagaacacacacatggggGCCACTTTTTCCATCCCGCTGGCCACTGACAAAGACACGGAGAGGAATGGAGTAGCTGACTATGTCCTGACTGCCGGGCCAGAGGCGCTTGCCCTCTTTGACCTGCAAGTGACGGATGACAGGGGAGAGAAATTGCCTCAGCTCATTGTGATGGGCAACCTGGACAGGGAGTTGAAGGATTCCTATGACCTAAACATTAAAGCTATGGATGGGGGGAGCCCTTCTCGCCACAGCAGTGCCTTGCTGCGAGTTATTATCACTGATGCTAACGACAATGCGCCCAAATTCGAGAAATCCTCCTATGAAGCCGAAGTCTCTGAGAACAGCCCTGTTGGACACTCCGTACTGCAG gTCAAGGCCAATGACTCAGATCTGGGAGCAAATGGTGAGATTGAGTACACCATCCATCAGGCTGGAGATCCAGTGCCCAAGCTTCTACAGATTGACCGTTCTACAGGCATCATATATGTCAAAGGCCCACTGGATCGTGAGGAGATCAACAGCCTGACGTTTCATGTCCTGGCAAGAGACAaaggcccctcccccaaaagTTCCACAACATATGTTTCTATCGAGATAACGGACCAGAACGACAACGCACCTGCTGTGGAAATCCGTGGTATTGGTCTTAGGACTCATAGTGATGGGGTGGCAAACATCTCAGAGGATATGCCTGTAGGCACTGCAGTGGCCTTGGTGCAGGTTTCAGATAAAGATGAGGGAGAAAACGCAGTGGTGACCTGTGTGGTAGCAGGCGACGTTCCATTCCAGCTTCGGCCAGCTGGCGATTCCTCCATCGACAACAAGAAAAAGTACTTCCTGCAAACCACCACACCCTTAGACTATGAGCGAGTCAGGGACTACAGGGTGGAGATCGTGGCCGTGGACTCTGGCAACCCAGCTCTGTCCAGTACAAACTCTTTGAAAGTGCAGGTGACTGATATGAATGACAATTCTCCCATATTCTCACCTCCCCTGTTTGAGGTTGAGTTTGCTGAAGAGAACCAACCAGGAGAGAAGGTTCTGGATGTCATTGCTGTGGATGCTGATAGTGGCACTAATGCAGAACTCGTGTACAGCATTGTGGCTGACTCCTCAATGAGGGGCCTCTTTGAGATTGACCCCAGCTCAGGGGAAGTGCGAGCTAGAAGCCCACTGGACCGTGAACATAAGGAGCGCTATGAGTTCCGCGTCACTGCGGCGGACAAGGGTGTCCCCAGCCATAGGGGAACCGCGATGGTTGTGATCAAGGTGCTGGACAGGAACGACAATGATCCAAAATTTATGCTCAGCAGTTACAGCTTTTCTGTCTTGGAGAACATGCCCCCTCTCAGCCCGGTCGGCATGGTGACTGTGTTAGACATGGACAAAGGTGAAAATGCCAAAGTGCAGCTCTCTGTGGAGCCAGATGTTGGGAAGTTTGTAGTCCAGAATGGCACAGGAACCATCCTGTCCAGTATCTCTTTTGACCGGGAGAAAGAAAGCAGCTACACTTTTCGACTGCAAGCAGTGGATGGAGGAGACCCTCCCAGGTCCTCCTACGTTGGCGTGACCATCAACGTCCTCGATGAAAATGACAACGCACCCGTTGTCACGAAACCTGCCAATTCGTCTTTTAGGAGGCTGTCTCCCCTGGCTGCACCTGACAGCATTGTCGAGGTGGTGGAGGCAGAAGACATGGACTCTGGTGCTAATGCCGAGCTGGTGTACAGCATCGCTGGCGGGAACCCTCATGAGCTCTTCTACATCTCTCCCTCTGATGGGGAGATAAAACTAACCAAGGAACTGACTCGAAAACATGGGGGCTTGCATCGCTTGGTAGTGAAAGTGAGTGACAGGGGTAAGCCTTCACGGCATGCCATTGCCTTGGTGCACGTCTATGTCAATGAGACCATTGCCAATGTGAGCCTAGTGGAGGCTCTGGTAGGCCACAGTTTATACACCCCATTGGACACGGACATCGCCGGTGACCCTGACTACGGTTTGGCCACCCAGAGAAGCAACATCCTGTATGGTAGCTTGGCTGGCGTGGCAGGCGTTGTGACGGTCATCATAGTGGTAGTCTTCATCAGGCATCGCCTACAGAGAGAGACTAAAAGTGGCTACCAAGCTGGCAAGAAGGAGACCAAAGATTTGTATGCCCCAAAGCAAGGGCCAAAGAGCATCAAAGGCAAAAAGGGGAGGAAGGGCAAGCCTCCAAAGGCACCCAAACCTCttggggaggaagaggaggtcaGCCTCCAAAAGAGCCTGAAATTCAACATTGACGGGGTTAACGACAGCCCCAGGATCCACCTGCCCTTGACCTACCCACCTGGTAGCCCAGACTTGGGCAGACATTACCGCTCCAATTCACCTCTGCCCTCCATTCAGCTCCAGGCCCAATCTCCATCTGCCTCCCAGAAGCACCAGGCTGTCCAAGACCTACCTGCCACCAATACCTTTGTGGGAACAGGAGGAGACGACAACTCTACCGGCTCTGACCAGTACTCGGATTACAGTTACAAGACCAATCAGCCAAAATACAGCACAAAATCG